DNA from Mucilaginibacter mallensis:
GATCTCCGAAAGCGCCGTTCCTATCGGTCCGTAGGTTAATCCCATTAAAAACATTCCAATGATCTGGAACAGTATGGTTATCCCCAAGCTCCCGGTGCTGAATAATGGCGCGAAAAATAAACCGAATATGAAAATGCCGATGGTAGCAATGATCAGCATTTTTCCGCGACCATACTTGTCGGCCATTACTGCGGATATCGGGATACCCAAACCGAAGAATAGCATGGAAATCATCTGGGCGATCAAAAAGCTTGATTTTGGATAATGCAGGGCCGATGTGCCCCAGCTTAAGGTAAATACCGTCATCAAATAAAACAGCAGGAAAGTAGTAATGGTAGCGATAGTGCCTAAAACGATGGCCCTGGTATGTTTGGTAAACACTTCGGCGAACGGTACTTTTACCCGCTCGTTTTTCTCCATTACCTTTAAAAAGTCGGGTGTTTCGGTAATTTTTAAGCGTACATACAAGCCAACCCAAACCAAAATGGCGCTGGCAATAAACGGTATCCGCCAGCCGTAACTTAAAAATTGCTGGTCGCTCATTGTTTTACTCAATATCAGGAAAGTTCCACTGGAGATCAGGAACCCAATTGGCGCGCCTAACTGCGGGAACATGCCATACCATGCCTTTTTGCCTTCGGGAGCATTTTCGGTAGCCAGTAATACTGCGCCGCCCCATTCGCCGCCAAGCCCTAAGCCCTGCCCAAAACGGAACAAAGCCAGCAATATTGGCGCGGCAATACCTATTGATGCATAACCAGGTAACAGGCCAATGGCTACGGTTGAGGGCCCCATTGTCATTAAGGCTGCAACCAGTGTAGCTTTACGGCCTTTACGGTCGCCAAAATGGCCGAATAGTGCCGCACCTATTGGCCGGGCGGCGAATGCAAGCGCAAATGTTATAAACGATTGAAGCGTAGCCAATGTGGGGGTGGAAAAAGGAAAGAACAGTTTTGGAAAAACCAGTACCGCCGCCGTGGCATATATGTAAAAATCAAAAAACTCAATGGTAGTGCCAATAAGGCTGGCTACCAGTATACGCCTGGCCGAATTTCCTGAAGTAATAACCTGACTCATAAGGTTTGCTTTGGGTTGAAATAAAACAAAACCCAAACATAAAATATTCCTGCCAATATTTAGGTCTTAAAAATCAAGCTTTCGGGGCATTTCAACAATAGCAAACCGATTCACTTCCTCTTCAAATTTCAGCAGGAAATTACTGTCCTCCCTATAATATGCAGTGCGCCTTATCAATGGCTATTGATAGCCCTTGCCAATATGAAAGCAGCAGCTGCTGCCAATGCACCTATTACTACCACCTTAATACCCCCGCTAACAGGTGGTTGCCCGGTTAGTTTACTTTTAAAGTATCCGAATATAAATAAGGCCAGCAAAGTAATACCGCACGAGAAAAGGAGCGCCTCTTGCGTATCATGTATAAAAAAATAGGGCGATAGTGGTATTATACCACCAATAATATACGATATACCAATAGTAATAGCACTCCGTGTGGCACGGTTAGGGTCTGGTTTATCAAGGCCGAGTTCGTATTTCATCATAAAATCAACCCATTTATCCTTGTCTTTTTCCAGTTCATCGGCAATTTCCTGCTGTAATTGTACCGATAGGCCAAAGTCAGCAAATACTTCCATCACCTCCATTTTTTCCTGTTGCGGTACACGCTCCACTTCCTCGTATTCCCGCTTAAGCTCCGAATTGTAATGATCTTCATCGGTGCGGCCCGCTAAAAAGCCGCCAAGCCCCATAGCAATTGAGCCGGCAACTATTTCGGCCAAACCGGCAGTTACCACAATTCCCGAAGCATTTACCGCGCCGCTCAATCCTGCGGCAAGTGCAAAGGGTACAGTTAACCCGTCAGACATACCGATAACTATATCCCTTATAGTTTCCGAACTATTAACATGATGTTCTTTATGCATTCCCAAAAATAAGTGCTAAAGTTCATATCAATCAGTTTATTAGCTATTTGGGATTGGTCTTAATTGGTTTATAAGTTATCGCTACCGCGAGCGTCCCGCTCGTGGCGCGCATTGCCTCAGCTTCCAGCTGAAAAAAACATCCTAAAATCATTAAAATCCAATGTATCTTGGTTCCTCAGGCAACCTTTATCCTTCAGTCACCGATATATTAATACAGCCCTGCCGAATAAGGGTTGTTTTTAATAGCTGAGGAAATGACTGTTTCGGTTGTGATAATTACTAAGAATGAAGCTGCTACAATAGGCCGGTGTGTGGCTGCCGCAAAGCGCATTACCAATGATGTGATTGTGATGGATAACGGCAGTACCGATGAAACTACAGACATAGCCCTTAACCATGATTGTCGTGTTTATCAGGAAAAATGGTATGGTTACGGCACCAATAAAAACCACGGTGCCGCACTTGCACGGCATAATTGGATCCTTAGTCTTGATGCCGATGAGATACCCGACGATGAGCTGATAACAGCCATCCAAAACCTGCAACCTGAAACGGATAATGTTATATATGACATCCGTTTTCGTGCCTATTTCGGTGGAAAATCTGTCCGGTTCGGCACCTGGGGCCGCGATCACCGTATCCGCCTGTTTAACCGCAATTATACCTGCTGGAGCGAGCCATTAGTGCATGAAAATTTAATTAAACCAGCGGGGGGCGTCATCAAAAAATTACCCGGTTTAGTGCATCATTACTCAGGCAAAAGCCCGGAACAATATCGAGCAAAAACAATGCATTATGCCCGCCTGAATGCCCGCAACTATTTACGCGAAGGCAAAAAAACTACTACCGTTAAATTGTACCTTGCTCCATTGTTTCACTTTCTGAAAGATTATATTTTTTTGCTGGGGATATTGGATGGTAAACGCGGATGGCTGATTGCCAATACAGTGGCACAATATACCCGGGCAAAATATCAGTACCTTAAACAGGAAACAGAACAAAAGGAGAAGAATTATTACACCGGGGAAAACCTGTTGGTAGAATACCAGAACCATTCGCACTAAATGAAAATACGCTCACTGCAAAATCTGTCGGCTAATACTATTCAGTTGGTTATTAACCAGTTTTTTAGTGCTGTGGTGTTCTATATTTTGTCTGTTGGTCTGGATAAACCCGCTTTCGGGCAAATTAACCTGGCGCTGGCTGTACTGCTGTCGGTATTTAATATTCTTTCTTTTGGTATCGATCAATTGGTGGTAAAAAAAGTAGCCCAGGGCGATGATGTGCCGCACGTAATACGGCTGTATATCGGTCATGCACTCCTAACCGGACTGGTGTTTTATGGGCTGCTTCTGCTGGGTTATATAGTATTCAAAACGTCGGCCGCCTATAATCTTATTTTATGGATAGGCGCGGGCAAGCTATTCATATTTTTCTCGATGCCCTTTAAACAAGTATGCAGCGGGTTGGAAAAATTCAGGCTGCTGGCACGCATGTCGGTAGTATCAAACTGTATCCGTGCTTTTGCTTTGCTGGCGCTGATGCTGTTTCACTCGTTAACCATATATAGCATTATTATCACCTTTGTAAGCGGCGATGCTTTGGAGCTCATTTATACTTTATACCTTTTTTACCGCAATACAAACTATCGCACAAAAGCTATATTTGATAGAGCTGGCTATCAAACATTGTTGAAAGAATCCATGCCGCAATTAGGCGTAGTGCTGATCACCTCGGCCCTGGCCCGGTTTGATTGGTTGTTCATCGGCTTTATGGTATCGGATGTTAAGCTTGCCGAATACAGTTTTGCCTACAAAGTTTTTGAAATATCAACCTTTCCCATGCTGGCTATTGCACCGCTGCTGATCCCCCGGTTTACCCGCTATTTTAATAGTGCCGATCCGGGCAGCGTGAATCTTAAATTCCTCATCCGTGCCGAACTTATTATAGCAGCCTTTACCGTGCTTGTCCTCAACCTAAGCTGGGAGCCGGTAGTTAATGCGCTTACCCACGGTAAATATGGTTCGGTAAACGTGGTGACCGTTTTCATCCTCTCATTATGTATCCCCGCATTGTACCTTAATAATTTTTTGTGGACCACCTTCTTTGCCAAGGGCCGGTTAAAGCTGATTCTGCATTCCTTTATCATCATGTTGGCAGTAAATGTTGGCACCAATGTAATATTGATACCGCTTTATGGCAACGCCGGAGCTGCATTAGCCTATCTCGCAGCATGCTTTGCGCAAACAATATTCTTCCTCATAAAAAATGAAGTTAGCGAACTTAAGGGGGTATTTGTCACCATGCTTGTTTGTACCACATGCGCCGTTGCCAGTGGTTTTTTCATCAGGCTGATACCGGTAAATTATATACTTCAGATCGTGCTTGCTATCCTCGTTTATATTATGCTCCTGTTCCTGGGCATGCAGCTAAAGCGTAACGACCGTTTTGAGCTAAAAAGTTTCTTCCATATATAAATATATGTGCCTATTGGCCATTGCTTAGGCAACCATTGCCGTTTTTGAAGCGTAATCCCTGTATAATAAAACATTAAATGTTGATTGATACAGGCCATAATTATATTCAAAAACTACGCAAACTGCTGGACTGGAAACTGCTGGCTTTTTTGCTGCTTTTCCTGAATGTAAAGCTGGCTGTCAAGATCCCCGCCATTGCACTTATCTACATTTTACAGTTCGATTTTAAGTTTGGGTTCAGCCTTAAAAATTCAAGACTGCCGCTTTTTTACCCGCTCATGATCGTGATTGGCACTATCAATTTCATCATAGGCGGGCGACATGATCTTTCATATGTAATAGTTTGGTTAACCGGCATCAGCTTCTGGCTGTTGTGTATACTGGCCGTTCACCAAGTTAAGCTATCTGTTGAAAAAAATGACGCGGAAGTTATCAGTAACACCATCATAGTTTTTTTTGTAATTAATGCCCTATGCTCGGCCTTTAACCTCCTCAGTATCATTCATGAGATCCACGCCATAAACCCATACACCTACCAGGGCAACTATCAAAAGTATTTCATCGGCACGGGCGACTATATTAAAGGCATTACTTTCGATACCTCCAATACCAACGCCATATTAAATACCATAGGGGTTATCTATTTCCTCGATAAGAAAAAGCCTTTTATGGTACTCATCTGTATGGCTGTAATGCTGCTTACCTGCAGCAACTTCATGAATATTATTTTATTGCTGATACTCAGCGGCATCTTCATTTTCAAAAGCACCCGCGATCAGAAAAGCCTCATTGCCGCCTGTGTAGTTATGCTGGTAGTTTTTATGCTGAAGGTATCTCCGCAAAACAACCAGTATGTTATTAATATCACTAAATATGTTTTTTTACAGGAGAAACCCGAACAGCGATCATTAATTACACAAACCGCAGAGCCTGTATTAAGCCCGGATGAGCAAAAGCAAAAAATCGCCCAATCATACCTCGATAGCGTAAGCCGTGCATCCATACCAAAAAATAGAATAATAAAACCTGTATTTGCAACAACTATCCCGGCTACAAAAAATGGGCGCATTATTATTCCCGGGGCCGATATTAATTCGGCACCTTACCAGAGCCTTACTACAACTCCCGTTGAGCAACGGCCGCTGGCAGCTTTTATTAATACCCATAAACAGGTGTTGCCCATATCCGGCAACGATAATTATAATTCCTTAACACCCGGCAAAGTGCTTGGTATTGTACAAACTATTGGCTTTATGCATCATCATGCCAGTAAAATATGGATGGGTGCCGGCATGGGCAATTTCTCATCGAAGCTGGCTTTCCGTGCATCGGGCCTGGGTTTTTCAGGAGGATATCCGGCAAGATACATCTATATCTATCATGATTTTTTAGTGAATCATCTTGATCTCTACCTCAACTTTTTTAGCAGGAGGGCAGGTTATCATTCATTAACCAACAGCCCGTTTTCTGTGTACGACCAGGTAGCGTCCGAGTATGGTTTATTGGGATTACTGGCGCTTATTTTATTTTACTTTGGCTTTTTTGCTTCGCGATATCAGCAGCTTACCTATGGTATACCACTGCTGCTTTTAATGGCGGCAGTGTTTTTTGTCGACTACTGGTTTGAGCAATTATCAGTCATCCCATTTTTTGAACTCATGCTGTTCCTCAACATCAGCGAAACCAACAAACTTAAACCTGCTATATCATGAGCATAAATAACCCGGCTATAACAGTTTTAATGCCCGCATATAATGCAGGTAACTACATTGGTGAGGCCATTGCTTCTGTACTGGCGCAGTCATTCACTGATTTTGAATTATTGATCATAAATGATGGCTCAACAGATCAAACCCTTGAGGTGATCAGCAATTTTAATGATCCGCGTATTGTGGTTATCCATCAAAAAAATCTTGGTGTTTCAGCAGCTTTAAATAACGGGCTACAGCATGCACGTGCTAATTATATAGCCCGTTTTGATGCTGATGATGTGTGCTACCCAAACCGCCTGCAGGTGCAATATGATTTTATGCAGCGCCATCTCGAGTACCAGGCAGTAGGCTCGGGCGCTGATTATATAAACGTTGAGGGCCACTATCTTTTTACCCAGGAACCCGCCGGGTACAGTAATAGCCAGCTACAGCAACTTAAATACTCGGTTTGCCCGCTAATCCATTCCTGCGTAATGTATAAAAAGGATACGGTGCTTAGCTATGGCGGTTATAACGAATATGCCTACACGTTTGAGGATCATTTTTTATGGTTGCATATCCTAAAAGATCACGCGGCCTGTAACCTGCCCGAAGCGCTGATCAAGATCAGGATCAACCCGGAATCTATCACCATTGATGAAAAATGGCGGCCGCGTAAATTCCTCAGCATAAAATATACCGCGCTTAAAAAGCGGATGATCACCGAACGGGATGGCCTGCGGCTGCAACAGATTTGCCGTGAACAATACTCGCACAAAGTAAAGCATGGAGCATACTATGCGCTGTGCGGAAAAAAATTCTTGTTAAACAACTATCAGCCTAAAAAAGCACGCGAGCACATGGCCAGGGCCATCAGCATATATCCGTTCCGGTTTGATAATTACCTGCTGTATACCATCAGCTACCTGCCTGCCGGCCTGCTTACGTGGCTCCATAAAATAACATCTGCAAAACAATTAATAACCAGGGGATGAAAGTAGCGCTTATTACACGATCAACACTATACACCGTTTACGGTGGCGATACCATACAAACGGTACAAACTGCGCGCCATTTGGTTGATATGGGTATAAAGGCCGATGTGCGCCTCTCGCACGAGGATATCAATTATGCAGAGTATGATCTGCTGCACTTTTTTAACTTAACCCGCCCTGCCGATATCCTTTACCACAGCCGTAAATCGGGC
Protein-coding regions in this window:
- a CDS encoding MFS transporter, which encodes MSQVITSGNSARRILVASLIGTTIEFFDFYIYATAAVLVFPKLFFPFSTPTLATLQSFITFALAFAARPIGAALFGHFGDRKGRKATLVAALMTMGPSTVAIGLLPGYASIGIAAPILLALFRFGQGLGLGGEWGGAVLLATENAPEGKKAWYGMFPQLGAPIGFLISSGTFLILSKTMSDQQFLSYGWRIPFIASAILVWVGLYVRLKITETPDFLKVMEKNERVKVPFAEVFTKHTRAIVLGTIATITTFLLFYLMTVFTLSWGTSALHYPKSSFLIAQMISMLFFGLGIPISAVMADKYGRGKMLIIATIGIFIFGLFFAPLFSTGSLGITILFQIIGMFLMGLTYGPIGTALSEIFPTSVRYTGASLAFTLAGIFGASLTPFLATTLATKYGLPYVGYYLSIAAAITLLALIAANSLMRDNAKE
- a CDS encoding VIT1/CCC1 transporter family protein, whose product is MHKEHHVNSSETIRDIVIGMSDGLTVPFALAAGLSGAVNASGIVVTAGLAEIVAGSIAMGLGGFLAGRTDEDHYNSELKREYEEVERVPQQEKMEVMEVFADFGLSVQLQQEIADELEKDKDKWVDFMMKYELGLDKPDPNRATRSAITIGISYIIGGIIPLSPYFFIHDTQEALLFSCGITLLALFIFGYFKSKLTGQPPVSGGIKVVVIGALAAAAAFILARAINSH
- a CDS encoding glycosyltransferase family 2 protein; translation: MTVSVVIITKNEAATIGRCVAAAKRITNDVIVMDNGSTDETTDIALNHDCRVYQEKWYGYGTNKNHGAALARHNWILSLDADEIPDDELITAIQNLQPETDNVIYDIRFRAYFGGKSVRFGTWGRDHRIRLFNRNYTCWSEPLVHENLIKPAGGVIKKLPGLVHHYSGKSPEQYRAKTMHYARLNARNYLREGKKTTTVKLYLAPLFHFLKDYIFLLGILDGKRGWLIANTVAQYTRAKYQYLKQETEQKEKNYYTGENLLVEYQNHSH
- a CDS encoding oligosaccharide flippase family protein — translated: MKIRSLQNLSANTIQLVINQFFSAVVFYILSVGLDKPAFGQINLALAVLLSVFNILSFGIDQLVVKKVAQGDDVPHVIRLYIGHALLTGLVFYGLLLLGYIVFKTSAAYNLILWIGAGKLFIFFSMPFKQVCSGLEKFRLLARMSVVSNCIRAFALLALMLFHSLTIYSIIITFVSGDALELIYTLYLFYRNTNYRTKAIFDRAGYQTLLKESMPQLGVVLITSALARFDWLFIGFMVSDVKLAEYSFAYKVFEISTFPMLAIAPLLIPRFTRYFNSADPGSVNLKFLIRAELIIAAFTVLVLNLSWEPVVNALTHGKYGSVNVVTVFILSLCIPALYLNNFLWTTFFAKGRLKLILHSFIIMLAVNVGTNVILIPLYGNAGAALAYLAACFAQTIFFLIKNEVSELKGVFVTMLVCTTCAVASGFFIRLIPVNYILQIVLAILVYIMLLFLGMQLKRNDRFELKSFFHI
- a CDS encoding glycosyltransferase family 2 protein, with protein sequence MSINNPAITVLMPAYNAGNYIGEAIASVLAQSFTDFELLIINDGSTDQTLEVISNFNDPRIVVIHQKNLGVSAALNNGLQHARANYIARFDADDVCYPNRLQVQYDFMQRHLEYQAVGSGADYINVEGHYLFTQEPAGYSNSQLQQLKYSVCPLIHSCVMYKKDTVLSYGGYNEYAYTFEDHFLWLHILKDHAACNLPEALIKIRINPESITIDEKWRPRKFLSIKYTALKKRMITERDGLRLQQICREQYSHKVKHGAYYALCGKKFLLNNYQPKKAREHMARAISIYPFRFDNYLLYTISYLPAGLLTWLHKITSAKQLITRG